AATAAGGAGTATCTGCCAACAATAAAGTTAAAGCTTCCAAGTCTTGCTTTAAGTCCGCGATCGCTGACCTTATCACATCTGGGCTATAACCTACACCAAAACCCAAAACTGTCAGGAAGTCAGTGGGTACCCCTTCAACCAGACTTCTAAGCACATCTGGTGCTGATGTGGGTAATAAAGACTTGCGGAAACTTTGATCTTGACTAATCGCAGAAAATAGGGCTTTCCGGCTTTTGATACCTATCGACTCATCCGCCCATTCTTCTATTAATAAGGTTACACCCCGTTTTTTGGGATCTTGCGGAATTAGTGGGCGGTCAGGATATTTTAAGTCTAAATACTTTGCGATCGCAGTAGAATCAGCAATGTATTTATTTCCATCTTTCAACACTGGCACTTGTTTTTGACCAGTCAGCCGGAACAACTCTACCTGCCCAATCCCAGGCGTAACCTCTATTTTGCGGTAATCTAGTCCTTTATAATCCAGAATCAGACGCACTTTTTCTGAGTACTGAGATAGTTCCCACTGGTATAATTCCAGCATATTATTGTATACCTTGTAACTAGGAATTTATTGACTTTATAATTGTAACTTTACTTTAAGTAATTTTTATTGGCCATAATTGCTCACTTACCTATTAAATTGCTACTAAAATTGTATAGTTGCGGATTTTTTGGCAAAATTACCGATTTACAAAACTCCTCTTTTCTGTTTATTGAAGCTATCAAATCATTAAATTATTTAATTTAATTGTCTATAAATCAATTTAACCTCTTAGCTATAAACCTGAACTAGTTAGTTTAATTTACATTGCTGTTAGTCTACTTGAGACATTAAGTACTTAATTTATTCGCTTTTGCTGAAACATCAGGAAGCAAATTCTAAATACAGTTTTTGCTGTAGAAAGGTTATCAGTATTGAAGCTAACGATAAAACTAGGTAATACTTTGTATCTAAAGTTTCTTTTTTAGTAAAAATTCAGAATTTATCATAACTAGAACTGGTAGTACTCTGTCAACAAAAAATTGAGGAGTATACGCTGTTTGTAGTTGGTGATGTCTTCGAAGACAGCACCAACTAAGAACCTAGAAGATTTGGTTACAGGCTAAAAATTGCATTACTATTGAGTGAAAAGTTTTGGCTTTTCTTGGTGCATTTACGAAACTCACCGTTGGCGTTGTGTCTTGCAGAGAAAGTATCGCCAAGCAAATCGAGTATAAAATCTGTAAAACTCAAATTACCTGAGCTAAATATAGCTGATACTTACCACCGTATTCCAATTTGGAATCTTCTTATCAGCACTGAGTATTTCTGGAGAAAAATTTTACTTCCTTCTTAGGTTAGATTTTGTGTCTAGCAAAATGTTATAAATCTTTATGTAATATGCGGACAAAAAACAAAATTTATGAAGGCTAATTACAGCAAGTTGTTTACCACATTGGCAGGTATAGCGGGATTAATGGGTGTCAGTCTCCTCATTACTTTACCATCTATTGCAAAAGAGGTATTAAATCCTAACCCCAGTATTTTCAGTGAAGCTCCTTATAATCGGGGTCAAGGTGTTCAGGCAAACGCTCAATACACACCTGCTGAAACTGCTTCAGAAATAGAAAAGGATAACGCCAAACCCAATAAAAAAGTAGTACAGCGCGGGGGTTCTGGGGTGCTAAATCCTCGACCAAGTATTTTTGATGAGCCTAGATATAGACGTCGCCCAAGTACTACACCTACTGAAACTACACCCCTTCCCAACACGACCCCTGGAGCTACACCCAGCACACCACCAACCACTGAGCCACCCACCTCACCTTCAGGAACAACCAATACTCAAGGCAAGAACTTAGCAGCGCTGGTTGAATCAAATAGCTCTTTTAAAACTTTGACAAAGGCTTTGAAAGCAGCTGGATTGACACAAACTTTGCAAGGAAAGGATAATTTTACTATTTTTGCACCTACTGACGCAGCCTTTGCTAAACTGCCACCAGATGCTTTGCGAGATTTGTTAAAGCCAGAGAACAAAGAAGTATTGCTCAAAATCTTAACTTACCATGTAGTCCCTGGTAAGATATTATCCACAGATTTGAAATCTGGCGAAGTCAAAAGCGTTGAAGGCGGTACGATTAATGTCAAAGTTGATCCTGCTACTGGTGTGACTGTCAATGATGCTAAGGTGATTCAGGCAGATATCACAGGCAGTAACGGAGTAATACATGGAATTGATCAGGTGATTTTGCCGCCTGACTTGTAGTTTGTAGGCGTAGGTAAAACCTATAACATCTGTAGAGACGTTGCATTGCAACGTCTCTACAATTTTAATTTAAACTGAAGATTTTGGTTGATCATTAGGGGATTTCTTCCAATTAGCGATCGCATTAATTAAACCATCAAGAGTATAAGGATTTGCCTCAACATCGACTCTACCGATAATATTTCGGCAAGCGATTGAGGTGATTGGCCCAATAGAAGCGATACAGATATTATTTAAAAGGGATTTGGAACTAATAGATTTGATTAGCTGGTAGAAACATCCTACAGTTTTAGGGCTGGCAAACGTTACAACATCAATTTGATTTTCAAGAAAGGCAGTTATAATTATAGGTTGTATTTCAGTCATACAATTTGATTGGTAAGCTGGCACTGCTTCTATCTCTGCACCTTCTTTCGTAAGTCCCTCCACGAGATTTTCTCGTCCGCCAGCTTCCAATTGAGGATAAAGGATTTTAGTTCCTTTAAGGTTTTCCCGATTCGGGAAAGATTCAATTAGAGAATCTGAAACGAACTCAGGTGGTAAGAAATCAGCTTTTAAACCATATTTAGTAAGATGTTGAGCCGTTTTTTCACCAACTACAGCAATTTGAATATTGGCGAGTTTACTTATGTTAAATCCAAGAGTGGTTAATCGCTCTAGAAAGTAATCTACACCATTGGTTGAGGTAAAAATCAACCAATCAAATTGGTGGAGATTAAAAATAGCTTTATCAAGTTGAAAGTAACTGGAAGGGGGACAAATACACAGACAAGACATTGAGAGTGCAGTTGCACCAAATTGTTCAAGTAAGGAGACAAACTTGTTGGATTGTTCGGCTGCACGAGTTACCAGTACTGTTGTGTAGCTTAAAGGAAGCTTATTACTAATTTGTAATTCGTCATTCGTCATTCGTCATTTGTCACTTGTACTGAGCGTTCGTCTCGCAGAGAAGTCGTAAAGCCTGCGGCATGGCTACGCTTAGGGCGCAGCCTCTCGTAGAGAAGTATTTGTGTCATTTGGTAGAATCAATCTTTCTGCTTGAATTATGAATTAGTTTGTCTCCCCATTCCCTCGCTACTCTCCATTTATGTTTCAAATTTGATAGTCTAATGCAACTAAAACTTTACCGCAGAGTTGATTTGCAGGTACGGCTTCCAGCATCTTTTTAGGCAGAGGTAAGTTGAGGTTCTGCATTAGTTCAACAAACTGGCTGCGGCTGCGTCCAGCAAATCGGGGATTCCAACGTTTTTCTTCCCCGATGGTAGATACTGTTTGTCCGTTGTAGTCGTGACCTGGATATACTAATGTCTCATCTGGTAAGGTGAATAGTTTTTGAGTGACAACATCATATAGTAAACCAGCATCACCGTTTTGGAAGTCGGTACGACCACAGCCTCGAATAAACAAAGCATCTCCGGTTAACAGGTTAGTACCATTGACCAAGTAAGCCATATGGCTGTTAGTATGACCAGGAGTAGCGATCGCTTGAATCTGTACACTCCCTAGTTGTAAGGTGTTGCCATCACCAATGTAGCGGTCTGCACGGGTAGCTTCAGCATTCTTGGGTACAATCCCTAGACAACCTGTTGCTTCTCTAAGCCTGTCTGTGCCAGTGATATGGTCAGCATGAATGTGTGTTTCTAGACAGTAACGCAGAGTTAGCCCTAATTCTCGTAATATTTGCAGGTCGCGTTCAACTTGCTCTAATACAGGATCAACTAGGATAGCTGATTTGGTGGAGCGATCGCCAATCAGATAAGTATAAGTACTCGATTCTTTATCAAACAGTTGACGGAATAACATAGTCGGTTGCGGCAATGCGATAGCAGTAGCATAGGGTTTAACATTGATAGATTTCAGTAATTCCTGTGCCAAATCTGCCGCTTGAACCCGAATTTCAGGAACAGCAGTAGTCTCCCAAAGATTGCCTTTGCGCGGTGTCCCCAAGGTATACAGCATTTCAGATGTATTTCCATCCGCATCGATTAACGCACCACTTGGGGCAGTATCAATCCCCATTCCTAGCAGATTGGAACGGATCAGCCGTTGTTCTTGCAGACTGGCAATTAAAGGGTGCTGTAATCTGCGGTAGTTACAATTTGCGCCAGTGCAATTCACAATTCGCTTAACTTGCAAAACGATATCAGCTTGTGTTCCCCGTTCGCGAATCGTCACATCCACACCATTGTCAAACTCCCGACAGCTATGAATCCTACCTGCATAATTCATCATTTGACCAGATTCCATTGCCTCATCTAGTATCTGTGCAATGTCTTGGGCAATCCGATGACGGTGAACTTCCCAATAAGCTTTAACATGACGCAGAAATCGCTTCTGTTCTTTAATTGGCAATGCTTGCCAGAGTGCTTGAGTAACTGGGCGAATTGCATCAATCACTGCCCGCCAGTCCTCTACTAAACGCAGTTCTTGACGAACCAAATGTAGTAATCCTCGTGCAGTTTTTGGCGCAGTCTCTACGTCAATAAATGCTGGATAAGGAGTCGTTGACTGATGACGCAACGGCATCAATCCATGACGCGAAACAGCATGAATCTGTCCTTGAAAACCTTGTTGATGCAATGCTACAACCACATCCACCATTGTCAATCCAGTTCCCACCAATAGAACAGCATCCTCTGAATTTAGATTAGCGATCGCATCAGGTGACCAAGCATCTTTGATATGGTGAGACTCCAGAACAGCAAGCGGTTCCGGCAGAGTGGCTGGAGAATTGCCTAATGCTAGCACAGCCTTTTGCACAAACAAACGTTCACCGCTACTCAGATGCACCTTTGTGATGTTGTTTGTGGTTTCGATAGCGATCGCTTCATCCCTAATTCGTTCCAACTGCACATCAGGCGACGCATTTACCTCTGCTTCCTTCAATGTCGCTTGTACATAATCTCCATAAATCCGACGCGGAACAAAGCTAGCTGCTGTAACCTCTAGGTATCCATTCCGATGCAACCAAGTAAGGAAGTGATTCGGTTCATCTGGAAAAGCACTCATCTTACCTGCGGGAACGTTCAATAAGTGACCGTCCACTTGCGTGCCGTAAGCGACTCCTCTACCTACTTGTGGACTACGTTCAATCAACTTAATGGATAGTGGCATAGTTGCATTCCGCAAAAGATTTGCTGCAACGAGAGAACCACTAAAACCACCACCAATGATTGCGATCGTCACAGGATAAAAGGTGAGGTTGAGAATGCTGTTGTTCATAGGATGTGGGAGTTGTGCTTGCTGCTGTTACTCACAATTTACGCCGACAATCTGTGAATTTACGCCTATTGCACCTTTTGAAGCGGTATGAGTTAGATGCAAAACACACTTATGCACATGAAAAACCGGGAATTAAAATTGAGTATCTAAGTTCTCAAATTGCAAAAGTGGGGATCATG
This region of Nostoc sp. UHCC 0302 genomic DNA includes:
- a CDS encoding glutathione S-transferase family protein, with product MLELYQWELSQYSEKVRLILDYKGLDYRKIEVTPGIGQVELFRLTGQKQVPVLKDGNKYIADSTAIAKYLDLKYPDRPLIPQDPKKRGVTLLIEEWADESIGIKSRKALFSAISQDQSFRKSLLPTSAPDVLRSLVEGVPTDFLTVLGFGVGYSPDVIRSAIADLKQDLEALTLLLADTPYLTGDEPTLADLAVAGLSILLKFPDGPYLDLPASTRGKGAPIFAENPDYAAFFAWRDRLYAQFRKPLISTTPPAGSAPTSIQIE
- a CDS encoding uroporphyrinogen-III synthase, with protein sequence MTNDELQISNKLPLSYTTVLVTRAAEQSNKFVSLLEQFGATALSMSCLCICPPSSYFQLDKAIFNLHQFDWLIFTSTNGVDYFLERLTTLGFNISKLANIQIAVVGEKTAQHLTKYGLKADFLPPEFVSDSLIESFPNRENLKGTKILYPQLEAGGRENLVEGLTKEGAEIEAVPAYQSNCMTEIQPIIITAFLENQIDVVTFASPKTVGCFYQLIKSISSKSLLNNICIASIGPITSIACRNIIGRVDVEANPYTLDGLINAIANWKKSPNDQPKSSV
- a CDS encoding fasciclin domain-containing protein, whose amino-acid sequence is MKANYSKLFTTLAGIAGLMGVSLLITLPSIAKEVLNPNPSIFSEAPYNRGQGVQANAQYTPAETASEIEKDNAKPNKKVVQRGGSGVLNPRPSIFDEPRYRRRPSTTPTETTPLPNTTPGATPSTPPTTEPPTSPSGTTNTQGKNLAALVESNSSFKTLTKALKAAGLTQTLQGKDNFTIFAPTDAAFAKLPPDALRDLLKPENKEVLLKILTYHVVPGKILSTDLKSGEVKSVEGGTINVKVDPATGVTVNDAKVIQADITGSNGVIHGIDQVILPPDL
- a CDS encoding FAD/NAD(P)-binding protein yields the protein MNNSILNLTFYPVTIAIIGGGFSGSLVAANLLRNATMPLSIKLIERSPQVGRGVAYGTQVDGHLLNVPAGKMSAFPDEPNHFLTWLHRNGYLEVTAASFVPRRIYGDYVQATLKEAEVNASPDVQLERIRDEAIAIETTNNITKVHLSSGERLFVQKAVLALGNSPATLPEPLAVLESHHIKDAWSPDAIANLNSEDAVLLVGTGLTMVDVVVALHQQGFQGQIHAVSRHGLMPLRHQSTTPYPAFIDVETAPKTARGLLHLVRQELRLVEDWRAVIDAIRPVTQALWQALPIKEQKRFLRHVKAYWEVHRHRIAQDIAQILDEAMESGQMMNYAGRIHSCREFDNGVDVTIRERGTQADIVLQVKRIVNCTGANCNYRRLQHPLIASLQEQRLIRSNLLGMGIDTAPSGALIDADGNTSEMLYTLGTPRKGNLWETTAVPEIRVQAADLAQELLKSINVKPYATAIALPQPTMLFRQLFDKESSTYTYLIGDRSTKSAILVDPVLEQVERDLQILRELGLTLRYCLETHIHADHITGTDRLREATGCLGIVPKNAEATRADRYIGDGNTLQLGSVQIQAIATPGHTNSHMAYLVNGTNLLTGDALFIRGCGRTDFQNGDAGLLYDVVTQKLFTLPDETLVYPGHDYNGQTVSTIGEEKRWNPRFAGRSRSQFVELMQNLNLPLPKKMLEAVPANQLCGKVLVALDYQI